A genome region from Dickeya chrysanthemi NCPPB 402 includes the following:
- a CDS encoding DeoR/GlpR family DNA-binding transcription regulator: MLEETRLHRIRLLLSSLNRVSTDHIIQHLGVSRETVRRDVLKLEAQGVLRRVHGGVVSTGVEPEPPLSVRNTVREQEKLAIAQRAVQYLKAGQTLFIDAGSTTTLLAGELLRLPGMTIITNSLNVALKLAGTETDEHSPHEVILLGGHMGTAAQATSGALTVTEIQRYRADVALLSPVGIASQSGASSFSHHEAAIAGAMSRNARQRIMLADHSKIGITSRVVYAPPTDIDLLITDHASGNHADLPALQAVCGQVLLA; this comes from the coding sequence ATGCTCGAAGAAACTCGCCTGCACCGTATCCGTTTGTTGTTGTCATCGTTAAATCGGGTCAGTACCGACCACATCATTCAGCATCTGGGCGTGTCGCGGGAAACCGTACGGCGCGATGTGCTTAAGCTGGAAGCGCAAGGCGTGCTGCGCCGGGTACACGGCGGCGTCGTCTCGACCGGGGTGGAACCCGAACCGCCGCTATCGGTACGCAACACCGTGCGGGAACAAGAGAAACTGGCGATCGCGCAACGGGCGGTACAGTACCTGAAAGCCGGTCAGACGCTGTTTATCGACGCCGGCAGCACCACGACCTTGCTGGCCGGCGAATTGCTTCGGCTTCCCGGCATGACTATCATCACCAACAGCCTGAACGTGGCGCTGAAACTCGCCGGCACCGAAACCGACGAGCACTCGCCGCACGAGGTCATCCTGCTCGGCGGCCACATGGGCACTGCCGCACAAGCCACCAGCGGCGCACTGACGGTAACCGAAATCCAGCGCTATCGCGCCGATGTCGCCCTGCTGTCGCCGGTCGGCATCGCCAGCCAGTCCGGCGCCAGCAGCTTTTCCCATCATGAAGCGGCAATCGCCGGGGCGATGTCGCGCAACGCCAGACAGCGCATCATGCTGGCGGATCACAGCAAGATTGGCATCACCAGCCGGGTGGTCTACGCGCCGCCAACCGATATCGACCTGTTGATTACCGACCATGCCAGCGGTAATCATGCCGACCTGCCGGCGCTACAGGCCGTGTGCGGGCAGGTACTGCTGGCCTGA
- a CDS encoding aspartate aminotransferase family protein translates to MATRSTIMDTNSFRAEHAAALTDDIRTLTEKRGRVLGDSYRLFYRKPVHLVRGEKQYLWDAAGNQYLDVYNNVASIGHCHPAVIEAVHAQMCQLNTHTRYLHDRILDYTEELLTLVPAAITKAMYMCTGSEANDLAIRVARAYSGGTGIIVTREAYHGTSELTSGASPALGSGQPIAATTRLVPAPDRYRVDAPDLGVWFANQIQQQIDDMAAHGIKFAGFLADSIFSSDGVLPGPAGYLQAAIDVVHANGGIFIADEVQPGFARTGDAFWGFARHGIVPDIITMGKPMGNGIPVSALLAKPEVLAAFSDEIPYFNTFGGNPVSMAAAQAVLTVIREEKLQEHSKVVGAQLLKELAGLADRHASVGDVRGAGLFIGFELVSDRDHKTPDKTRALNVIEHLREQRVLTSVAGPHGNVLKLRPTLAFQAHDIDWLVGALDKALSATAS, encoded by the coding sequence ATGGCGACACGTTCAACCATTATGGATACCAACAGCTTTCGGGCGGAACACGCCGCGGCACTCACCGACGACATCCGCACGCTGACGGAAAAACGCGGCAGAGTACTGGGGGATTCTTACCGGCTTTTCTACCGTAAGCCGGTGCATCTGGTGCGCGGTGAGAAGCAATACCTGTGGGACGCGGCAGGCAACCAGTATCTGGACGTGTACAACAACGTCGCCAGCATCGGCCATTGCCACCCGGCGGTGATTGAGGCGGTACACGCGCAGATGTGCCAGCTCAATACGCATACCCGTTATTTGCACGATCGTATTCTGGATTACACCGAAGAGTTGCTGACGTTGGTGCCAGCGGCTATCACCAAGGCGATGTACATGTGCACCGGCTCGGAAGCCAACGATCTGGCGATTCGGGTAGCGCGCGCTTACAGCGGCGGCACCGGGATTATCGTCACCCGCGAGGCGTATCACGGCACCAGCGAGCTGACGTCCGGCGCGTCGCCGGCGCTGGGCAGCGGCCAGCCGATCGCCGCCACCACCCGACTGGTGCCGGCGCCGGATCGTTATCGTGTCGATGCGCCGGACTTAGGCGTCTGGTTTGCCAATCAAATCCAGCAACAGATCGATGACATGGCCGCGCACGGCATCAAATTTGCGGGTTTCCTCGCCGACTCGATTTTCTCTTCCGACGGCGTGCTGCCGGGGCCGGCCGGTTATCTGCAGGCCGCTATCGACGTGGTACATGCGAACGGCGGCATTTTTATCGCCGATGAAGTGCAACCGGGTTTTGCCCGCACCGGCGACGCCTTCTGGGGCTTTGCCCGTCACGGCATCGTGCCGGATATCATCACCATGGGAAAACCGATGGGCAACGGTATTCCGGTTTCGGCGTTGCTGGCGAAACCGGAGGTACTGGCGGCATTCAGTGATGAGATTCCCTATTTCAATACCTTTGGCGGTAACCCGGTATCGATGGCGGCGGCACAAGCGGTGCTGACGGTGATTCGTGAGGAGAAACTGCAAGAGCACAGTAAAGTGGTGGGGGCCCAACTGTTGAAGGAACTGGCCGGGCTGGCGGATCGTCATGCCAGCGTTGGCGATGTTCGCGGCGCCGGGCTGTTTATCGGTTTCGAGTTGGTTAGCGATCGCGACCACAAAACGCCGGACAAAACACGAGCGCTGAACGTTATCGAACATCTGCGCGAGCAGCGTGTGTTGACCTCGGTGGCCGGCCCGCATGGGAATGTTCTGAAACTGCGCCCGACGCTGGCGTTTCAGGCGCATGACATCGACTGGCTGGTCGGGGCGCTGGACAAGGCGTTGAGTGCGACCGCCTCCTGA
- the bglX gene encoding beta-glucosidase BglX, translating to MKWFTPLALAVGLACSPIWAQTSLQQTAPQAAPAQQQRDAFVSDLMKKMTLDEKIGQLRLISVGPDNPKHAIREMIRNGQVGGIFNTVTRQDIRVMQDQVMQLSRLKIPLFFAYDVVHGQRTVFPIGLGLASSWDMSAVELSAKIAAYEATEDGLNMTWAPMVDITRDPRWGRVSEGFGEDTYLTSEIARVMVKGFQSDDLTGRHSLMTSVKHYALYGAAEGGRDYNTVDMSPQRMFQDYMPPYKAAIDAGSYGVMASLNSINGVPATANRWLLKDVLRDQWHFKGITISDHGAIKEMIKHGVAADPSDASRIAVQSGIGMSMSDEYFVRYLPDLVKRGLVSMKDIDDACRQVLNMKYDMGLFEDPYRHLGPAGSDPVDTNAESRLHREEARDVARRSLVLLKNRLDILPLKKSGTIAVVGPLADSQRDIIGSWSAAGRKAQAVTVYEGIRKAVGYNTRVYYAKGSNVTNHPGLLKFLNEYDESVVVDPRSPQAMIDEAVDVAKKSDVVVAVVGESQGMAHEASSRAKITIPPEQKALISALKATGKPLVLVLMNGRPLDLSREDQQANAILETWFSGTEGGNAIADVLFGDYNPSGKLPMTFPRSVGQIPMYYNHLPTGRPYSADAPNKYTSHYFDEANGPLYPFGYGLSYTTFDVSDVKLSSPTMKRNGSIKASVTITNTGKRAGETVAQLYLHDVVASISRPVKELRGFQKVMLQPGESRTVTFTLSPQDLMFYNAQMQQVAEPGKFDVMIGLDSQRVKTSSFTLL from the coding sequence ATGAAATGGTTTACTCCACTAGCGCTGGCGGTTGGCCTGGCCTGTAGCCCGATTTGGGCGCAAACGTCCCTGCAGCAGACCGCGCCACAGGCGGCTCCCGCCCAGCAACAACGCGATGCTTTCGTTAGCGATTTAATGAAGAAAATGACGCTGGATGAAAAAATAGGCCAGCTTCGTTTGATAAGCGTCGGGCCGGATAACCCGAAACACGCTATCCGTGAGATGATCCGCAACGGTCAGGTCGGTGGGATTTTCAACACCGTTACCCGGCAGGATATCCGCGTGATGCAGGATCAGGTGATGCAACTCAGCCGCCTGAAAATTCCGTTGTTTTTCGCCTATGACGTGGTGCACGGCCAGCGTACCGTGTTTCCGATCGGGTTGGGGTTAGCCTCCAGTTGGGACATGAGCGCCGTCGAGCTGTCGGCGAAAATTGCTGCTTATGAAGCCACCGAAGACGGCCTGAACATGACCTGGGCGCCGATGGTGGATATCACCCGCGATCCGCGTTGGGGCCGGGTCTCCGAGGGGTTCGGTGAAGATACCTATCTGACCAGCGAAATCGCCCGCGTGATGGTGAAAGGCTTTCAGAGCGACGACCTGACCGGCCGCCATTCGCTGATGACCAGCGTGAAACACTATGCGCTGTATGGCGCGGCGGAAGGCGGACGCGATTACAACACCGTCGATATGAGCCCGCAGCGCATGTTCCAGGATTACATGCCGCCGTACAAAGCGGCGATTGATGCAGGCAGCTACGGCGTCATGGCGTCGCTCAACTCCATCAACGGTGTACCGGCCACCGCCAACCGCTGGTTGCTGAAAGATGTGCTGCGCGACCAGTGGCACTTCAAAGGCATCACTATCAGTGATCACGGCGCCATCAAAGAGATGATCAAGCACGGTGTGGCGGCAGACCCGAGCGATGCCTCGCGTATCGCGGTGCAGTCCGGCATCGGCATGAGCATGAGCGACGAGTATTTCGTGCGCTATCTGCCGGATCTGGTTAAACGCGGGCTGGTCAGCATGAAGGATATCGATGATGCCTGCCGTCAGGTGCTGAACATGAAATACGATATGGGCCTGTTCGAGGATCCGTACCGTCATCTTGGCCCGGCCGGTTCCGACCCGGTGGATACCAACGCCGAAAGCCGTCTGCACCGCGAAGAAGCGCGTGACGTGGCTCGCCGCAGTCTGGTGTTGCTGAAAAACCGTCTTGATATTCTGCCGCTGAAAAAATCCGGCACTATCGCGGTCGTCGGGCCGCTGGCCGACAGTCAGCGCGATATTATCGGCAGTTGGTCGGCCGCCGGACGTAAGGCGCAGGCGGTCACCGTGTATGAAGGCATTCGTAAAGCCGTGGGGTATAACACTCGCGTTTATTACGCCAAAGGTTCGAATGTCACCAATCATCCGGGGTTGCTCAAATTCCTGAACGAGTACGATGAGTCTGTCGTGGTTGACCCGCGCTCGCCGCAGGCGATGATTGACGAAGCGGTAGACGTAGCGAAGAAATCCGACGTAGTGGTTGCGGTGGTGGGGGAATCCCAGGGGATGGCGCATGAAGCGTCCAGCCGTGCCAAAATCACCATTCCGCCGGAACAGAAAGCGCTGATTTCCGCGCTGAAAGCCACCGGCAAGCCGCTGGTGCTGGTGCTGATGAATGGCCGTCCGCTGGACCTGAGCCGTGAAGATCAGCAGGCGAACGCGATCCTGGAAACCTGGTTTAGCGGTACCGAAGGCGGCAACGCCATCGCCGATGTGCTGTTTGGCGATTATAACCCGTCCGGTAAGCTGCCGATGACCTTCCCGCGCTCGGTGGGGCAAATCCCGATGTACTACAATCACTTGCCGACTGGTCGTCCGTATTCGGCAGACGCGCCCAACAAGTACACCTCGCATTATTTTGATGAAGCCAACGGCCCGCTGTATCCGTTCGGTTATGGCCTGAGTTACACCACCTTCGATGTGTCGGACGTGAAACTCTCCAGCCCGACCATGAAACGCAACGGCAGCATTAAAGCGTCGGTGACGATTACCAACACCGGCAAACGCGCCGGCGAAACCGTGGCACAGCTGTATCTGCATGATGTGGTGGCGTCAATCAGCCGTCCGGTGAAAGAGCTGCGCGGCTTCCAGAAGGTGATGTTGCAGCCGGGTGAAAGCCGCACGGTGACGTTCACCCTGTCGCCGCAGGATTTGATGTTCTACAACGCACAGATGCAGCAGGTGGCGGAGCCGGGCAAGTTTGATGTGATGATTGGGCTGGATTCCCAGCGCGTGAAAACCAGCAGCTTTACCTTGCTGTAA